A region of Lycium barbarum isolate Lr01 chromosome 3, ASM1917538v2, whole genome shotgun sequence DNA encodes the following proteins:
- the LOC132630294 gene encoding 5-oxoprolinase 1: MGSQSEAKLKFCIDRGGTFTDVYADIPGKPEGRVMKLLSVDPSNYDDAPVEGIRRILEEFTGNKIPRSSKLPTDKIEWVRMGTTVATNALLERKGERIALCVTRGFRDLLQIGNQARPHIFDLTVSKPLNLYEEVVEVDERVELVLDKDGVDLDSSPSLVQGVSGELVKVVKPLDEEALKPLLNALLQKGISCLAVVLLHSYTFPEHEILLEKLALSLGFRHVSISSALTPMVRAVPRGFTASVDAYLTPVIKEYLSGFMSKFDEGLGKLNVLFMQSDGGLAPEHRFSGHKAILSGPAGGVVGYSQTLFGIETDKALIGFDMGGTSTDVSRYAGSYEQVIETQVAGAIIQAPQLDVNTVAAGGGSKLKFQFGSFRVGPDSVGAHPGPVCYRKGGQLAVTDANLILGYVIPGFFPSIFGPNEDQPLDIDATRGEFEKLARQINSYRKSQDSSAKDMTVEEIAQGFVNVANETMCRPIRQLTEMKGHETSNHALACFGGAGPQHACAIARSLGMKEVLIHRLCGILSAYGMGLADVVEETQEPYSAIYGPDTVIEASRRETILLNQVKTKLQEQGFGEESITCETYLNLRYEGTDTAIMVKRPINDDGSGGDYAAEFVKLFQREYGFKLQNRSIVICDVRVRGVGVTNILKPRALDSAPGAPKIESHYKVYFESGWNDTPLFKLENLAYGHVIPGPAIIMNGNSTVIVEPNCKAIITKYGNIKIEIESTSNTAKLDEKVADVVQLSIFNNRFMGIAEQMGRTLQRTSISTNIKERLDFSCALFGPDGGLVANAPHVPVHLGAMSSTVRWQLKHWGDNLNEGDVLVTNHPSAGGSHLPDITVITPVFNKGRLIFFVASRGHHAEIGGITPGSMPPFSKFIWEEGAAIKTFKLVEKGFFQEEGITKLLCYPRSEESTHNIPGTRRLQDNLSDLHAQVAANQRGITLINELIEQYGLETVQAYMNYVQANAEEAVREMLKSVAARVKRSGEGDLVTIEEEDYMDDGSSIHLKLTIDSRKGEAFFDFSGTSPEVYGNWNAPEAVTAAAVIYCVRCLVNVDIPLNQGCLAPVKIYIPQGSFLSPSDKSAVVGGNVLTSQRVTDVVLTAFQACACSLGCMNNLTFGDDTFGYYETIGGGSGAGPTWDGTSAVQCHMTNTRMTDPEIFEQRYPVILHKFGIRENSGGAGKHKGGDGIIREIEFKRPVVVSILSERRVHAPRGLMGGKDGARGANFLITKDKRKVYVGGKNTIEVQTGEILQILTPGGGGWGST, encoded by the coding sequence ATGGGGAGTCAAAGTGAAGCAAAACTCAAATTTTGTATCGACAGAGGGGGCACTTTTACTGATGTCTATGCAGATATTCCTGGAAAACCGGAAGGACGTGTCATGAAGTTGTTGTCAGTTGATCCTTCTAATTATGATGATGCTCCAGTTGAAGGAATAAGGAGGATTTTGGAGGAATTTACTGGAAATAAAATTCCCCGTAGTTCGAAGCTTCCTACTGATAAGATCGAATGGGTGAGGATGGGTACAACCGTGGCAACAAATGCATTGTTGGAGAGGAAAGGGGAGAGAATTGCACTGTGTGTCACTCGAGGCTTCAGGGATTTGCTCCAGATCGGTAACCAGGCTCGTCCACATATATTTGACCTCACTGTATCAAAACCATTGAATCTTTATGAGGAGGTTGTAGAGGTTGATGAGAGAGTTGAGCTTGTTCTTGATAAGGATGGAGTAGATTTGGACTCTTCTCCATCACTTGTTCAAGGTGTTTCGGGCGAGCTTGTCAAGGTCGTAAAGCCACTCGATGAGGAAGCTCTGAAACCTTTGCTGAATGCTTTGCTGCAAAAGGGTATTAGTTGCTTGGCTGTGGTTTTGCTCCATTCTTATACTTTCCCCGAGCATGAAATACTTTTGGAAAAGTTAGCTCTTAGTTTGGGCTTTCGGCATGTATCTATATCATCTGCTTTAACTCCTATGGTTCGAGCTGTTCCTCGAGGATTTACAGCAAGTGTAGATGCATATTTGACTCCAGTTATTAAAGAATACTTGTCAGGTTTTATGTCTAAATTTGATGAAGGACTAGGGAAGTTGAATGTTTTGTTTATGCAATCAGATGGAGGGCTTGCACCAGAACATAGATTTTCAGGCCACAAAGCAATTTTGTCTGGTCCCGCTGGTGGTGTAGTTGGTTACTCTCAAACACTCTTTGGGATTGAAACAGACAAAGCCCTAATCGGTTTTGACATGGGTGGTACCTCTACTGATGTTAGCCGATATGCTGGTAGCTATGAACAAGTTATAGAAACCCAGGTTGCTGGTGCAATAATTCAAGCTCCTCAGCTCGATGTAAACACGGTCGCTGCTGGTGGTGGATCAAAGTTGAAATTTCAGTTTGGTTCTTTCCGGGTGGGACCAGATTCAGTGGGTGCACATCCAGGACCAGTTTGTTACCGGAAAGGAGGGCAACTAGCAGTTACagatgcaaatcttattttaggATATGTCATTCCTGGTTTTTTCCCTTCCATTTTTGGTCCAAATGAGGACCAGCCACTAGACATTGATGCTACCAGGGGAGAGTTTGAAAAATTAGCGAGGCAAATCAATTCCTACAGAAAGAGCCAGGATTCATCTGCGAAGGACATGACGGTTGAGGAGATTGCACAAGGCTTTGTTAATGTTGCCAATGAAACCATGTGTCGCCCAATACGACAGTTGACCGAAATGAAGGGCCATGAAACAAGCAACCATGCTCTTGCTTGCTTTGGAGGTGCAGGTCCTCAACATGCTTGTGCCATTGCTAGATCACTTGGAATGAAGGAAGTTCTCATTCACAGGTTGTGTGGTATCTTAAGTGCATACGGTATGGGGTTAGCTGATGTGGTAGAAGAGACACAAGAGCCATATTCAGCTATTTATGGCCCTGATACCGTAATTGAAGCCTCTCGCAGAGAAACTATATTGCTGAACCAGGTGAAGACAAAGCTTCAGGAGCAAGGGTTCGGAGAAGAAAGTATCACCTGCGAAACATACTTAAACTTAAGGTATGAGGGAACAGACACAGCAATCATGGTAAAAAGACCGATCAATGATGATGGATCAGGAGGTGATTATGCTGCTGAATTTGTCAAGTTGTTCCAACGGGAATATGGATTTAAACTTCAAAACAGGAGTATAGTTATATGTGATGTTAGAGTTCGCGGTGTTGGAGTCACCAACATACTGAAGCCTCGAGCCCTAGATTCTGCCCCTGGTGCCCCTAAAATTGAAAGTCACTACAAGGTATACTTTGAGAGCGGATGGAATGACACTCCTTTGTTCAAacttgaaaatttggcatatggGCATGTTATTCCTGGCCCAGCAATTATCATGAACGGCAATAGCACTGTCATTGTTGAACCTAACTGCAAGGCTATTATTACTAAATATGGCAACATTAAAATAGAGATAGAGTCGACATCCAATACGGCAAAGTTAGATGAAAAAGTTGCAGATGTTGTACAACTCTCAATTTTCAACAACCGGTTTATGGGAATAGCTGAACAGATGGGGCGCACCTTACAGAGGACTTCTATATCAACAAATATCAAAGAGCGGCTAGACTTTTCTTGTGCACTTTTTGGCCCTGATGGTGGGCTTGTGGCAAATGCACCCCACGTTCCTGTGCACTTGGGGGCAATGTCGAGCACTGTTCGATGGCAGCTGAAGCACTGGGGCGATAATCTAAATGAGGGAGATGTTTTAGTCACTAATCATCCTTCTGCTGGCGGTAGCCACCTGCCTGATATAACTGTTATTACACCTGTTTTTAACAAAGGTAGATTGATATTCTTTGTCGCAAGTAGAGGGCATCATGCAGAAATCGGTGGTATTACTCCAGGAAGTATGCCGCCTTTCTCAAAATTTATATGGGAGGAAGGAGCAGCAATAAAAACATTCAAGCTTGTTGAGAAGGGTTTTTTTCAAGAAGAAGGAATCACCAAACTTCTTTGTTACCCCCGTTCTGAAGAATCAACTCATAACATTCCAGGAACGCGCAGGCTTCAGGATAATTTATCCGACCTTCATGCACAAGTAGCTGCAAATCAGAGAGGAATTACACTTATCAACGAGCTTATTGAGCAATACGGTCTGGAAACTGTCCAGGCATACATGAACTATGTGCAGGCTAATGCCGAAGAAGCCGTGAGAGAAATGCTCAAATCTGTTGCTGCGAGAGTTAAAAGGTCTGGAGAGGGAGACTTAGTGACTATTGAAGAGGAAGACTACATGGATGATGGATCTTCCATACACTTAAAGCTTACTATAGATTCTCGGAAGGGAGAAGCATTTTTTGATTTCTCCGGGACGAGTCCAGAAGTTTATGGTAATTGGAATGCCCCAGAAGCAGTAACAGCTGCTGCAGTCATTTACTGTGTACGCTGTTTGGTGAACGTTGATATTCCTCTTAATCAAGGTTGCTTGGCTCCTGTAAAGATTTATATACCTCAGGGTTCGTTTCTCTCTCCGAGTGACAAATCTGCAGTGGTGGGTGGTAATGTTCTTACATCACAGAGGGTCACGGACGTCGTTCTCACTGCATTCCAAGCTTGTGCTTGTTCACTGGGTTGCATGAATAATTTAACCTTTGGGGATGACACTTTTGGTTACTATGAAACAATTGGAGGTGGAAGTGGGGCGGGACCTACTTGGGATGGGACGAGTGCAGTCCAGTGCCATATGACAAACACTCGCATGACAGATCCAGAGATATTTGAGCAAAGATACCCGGTTATATTGCATAAGTTTGGAATAAGAGAGAATAGTGGTGGTGCTGGAAAACATAAAGGAGGTGATGGCATTATCAGGGAGATAGAATTCAAGCGGCCAGTCGTTGTAAGTATCCTATCAGAAAGGCGTGTGCATGCGCCAAGGGGTCTGATGGGTGGAAAAGATGGGGCCCGGGGTGCTAATTTCCTCATCACAAAAGATAAAAGGAAGGTGTATGTTGGTGGTAAAAACACAATCGAGGTGCAGACTGGAGAAATACTTCAGATTCTGACCCCAGGAGGTGGTGGTTGGGGTTCAACATGA
- the LOC132630296 gene encoding dolichyl-diphosphooligosaccharide--protein glycosyltransferase subunit 4A → MIDDQDLGFFANFLGIFIFVLVIAYHYVMADPKYEGN, encoded by the coding sequence ATGATTGATGACCAGGACCTCGGCTTCTTCGCCAACTTTCTTGGTATCTTTATCTTTGTGCTGGTCATCGCTTACCATTATGTGATGGCAGATCCAAAATATGAAGGCAACTGA